The Arthrobacter sp. Marseille-P9274 DNA segment CCCCATCGAAGACGGAAGTCTCGCCGCGAACACCGTCATCAACATTCTGGAAGACAAGCCGGTGGAGAAGGACAACTTCCTGGTTCCCCGCAGCATCAACAAGACCAACCTTTCCGAGTGCGACGCCGCGGTCGGAAAGTAATAGGGAGGAATCCATGAGCACCTGGACCATTGATCTGCCCGACTGCGTGGTCGTGACCGGCACCGCCAGCGGACTCGGCCTGGAATGTGCCAAGTCCCTGCTGGCTGCCGGCAGCCGCGTGATCGGCGTCGATCTCGCCGCACCCGAAGCCGACCTGGCGGGACATCCGCTCTACCTGCACCTCGCGGGAAGCGTGACCGACCAGGCCCTCTGGGACCGTGTCGCCGAATCCGCATCCGTTTACGGAGGCGAATCCCTGGGTTACATCGGCTCGGCGGCCGTCCTGTCGGTGGACCTGCTGGAGAACGAGAGCATGGACTCCTGGCGCCGCACCTGGGAAATCAACGTGCTGGGAAACGTGCTCGGCCTCAAGACGCTGCTCCCGCAGCTCAAGGCCGCGCGGCATGCAAGCGTCGTGGTGGTGAGCAGCATCGACGCGGACTTCGGCGAGCAGCAGCTGGCGTCCTACGCGTCCTCCAAGGCAGCGCTGTCCGGCGCGGTCCGTGCCATCGCACTGGACTACGCCCGCCACACCATTAACATCAACCTGCTCGCACCGGGCCCGATGAGGGCCGGGCTGTTCAACCGCCACCTCGCCTCGGCGGAAGACCCACAGAAATTCCTCGCCACCCGGGAAGCCCGCCAGCCCAAGGGACGCATCACCGGAGCCGACGAAGTCGCCAACGCCGCCCTGTTCCTGCTGAGCAGCCGGGCATCTGCAGTCTTCGGCACTACGCTGGTCGCCGACGGGGGCCTCACCGCCGGATTCGACTTCCGCACCGGTGAGGAAGGCTCCACAGCCGCACCCGTGCCGGCTGCGCTCCCGGCCCCCTGACACATCCACTCCCCTCGGAAGGACACACCATGGAACTTTCCCTCAGCGGCAAGAAGGCTCTTATCACCGGTGCCGGCAGCGGCATCGGACGCGCCACCGCGCTCGAACTCGTCGCAGAAGGCTGCACCGTCGCCGCGCTGGACATCGACGAGGGTTTGCTCAAGCAGCTCAGCGCCGACGCGGCCGGAGGCCCGGGCACCGTGCTGACCCTGGCCGCCGACTTCAGCCGTGCCGACGACACCACTGCCAAGGTCCAGGCGGCCCTCGACGAGCTGGGCGGCCTCGACCTGCTCATCAACAACGTCGGGGCCGGTTCCGTGCGTGAATTCGCGGACCTGACCGACGAGGACTGGCAGAAGACGCTGGACCTGAACTTCATGAGCTACGTCCGCTCCATCCGCGCAGCGCTTCCCGCGCTGCGCCAGTCAAGCGCCCCGGTGATCATCAACAACGCATCGGACCTGGCCCGGCAACCCGAAGCCATGCCGGTGGACTACTCGGCCAGCAAAGCAGCCGTACTGGCACTGACCAAGTCCCTGGCCCGCGCCGAAGGACCCCGCATCCGGGTCAATGCCGTGGCTCCCGGCCCCATCTGGACGCCGTTCTGGACCAAGCCCGGAGGCTTCGCCGAAACCATGGCAGCGGCCTACAACATGGAACCGGAGGCCGCCGTTGCCCACGAAATGAAGCAACGGCAACTGCCGCTCGAACGGCTGGGGCAGCCGGAAGAGGTTGCCAAGGTCATCGTCTTCCTGTGCAGCCCGGCCGCCGGCTTCGTCACCGGATCCGTGTGGGGAGTCGACGGCGGCAGCATCCGCAGCATCATCTGAGTCCCGCAGCATTAACCCCGAACAAGGAGACCCTCCTCATGGCAGATCAAGACATCGCGCGAATCCTCGAGCTGGAAGACGAACGCTTCGACGCAGTGCTTGCCAAGGACTTCGACGCGTTCGCCCGGCTCTGCCACCCACGGCTGAGCTACACGCATTCAAACGGCCTGCGCGACACCCTGGAAAGCTACGTCGAACAATGCCGGGCCGGTGTCTATGACTACCAGAGGATCGACCACCCGGTTGAAGAGGTCATCCTCGTCGGAGACACCGCCCTGGTGGTCGGCCGCATGGAGGCCGACCTGCAGGTCAACGGCCGGTCCACCCGGCTGGACAACGGCTCCCTTGCGGTGTGGACGCGCGAGGGCGGCACGTGGAAGTTCCTCGCCTACCAGCCCAGCCCGCGGCCGAGCGGCATTCAGTCCAGCCGGCAGCCGACGGACAAGGAAAACGAAGAAAGCATGGTCAAAAAGGTGAACGAATTCCGCTACGAAGCCCTCCCGATGCGCGTAACCTTCGGCGCCGGAACCCTGGCCTCTCTCCCGGAGGAGGTGCGATCGCTTGGCCTCAAACGCGTCCTGGTTCTGGCCACCCCCTTCCAAAAGGATCTCGCCGAGCAGGTTTCCGAACAGTTGGGCGAGCTCAGCGCCGGCGTACACGCCGAGGCCGAGATGCACGTGCCGATCGAATCGGCGCACAAGGCCCGTGAACGTGCCGAATCCGCGCAAGCCGACGGATACGTGGCGGTCGGCGGGGGTTCGAGCACCGGGCTCGGAAAGGCCATTGCCCTCGAATTCGGGATGCCGATCATCGCAGTGCCCACCACATATGCCGGCTCGGAAATGACGCCTGTCTGGGGACTGACCGCGAACGGCGAAAAGAAAACAGGCCGGGACCCCAAGGTCCTGCCGACCAGCGTGATCTACGATCCCGAGCTGACCCTGACCCTGCCCGTGGGAATGTCCGTCACCAGCGGCTTCAACGCGATCGCCCATGCCGTCGAGGGCCTCTACGCGCCGGACGGATCCCCCATCATCTCATTGATGGCCGAAGAGGGCGTTCGCGCGCTCGTCCGTGCTCTGCCCAGCATCGTCGAGAACCCCGCCGACAAGGACGCCCGCTCCGACGCGCTTTACGGGGCATGGCTCTGTGGCGCGACGCTGGGTGCCACCACCATGTCGCTGCACCACAAGCTCTGCCACACCCTGGGCGGGACCTTCAACCTGCCCCACGCCGAAACACATACCGTCGTCCTGCCGTATGCGCTGGCCTATAACCAGGACCACGCGCCCCAGGCCATGCCTGCGTTGCGCCGTGCCACGGGAGCAGAAAACCCCGCTGCCTACCTGCGGGAGCTCAGTCTGAAGCTCGGGGCGCCGGGTTCCCTGCGTCAACTGGGCCTGGAAGAGGCAGACATCGAAAAAGCCGTCGCGATCGCGACCAAGAACCCCTACTCGAACCCGCGGGAAGTGACCGAAAAGGGCATCCGCGACCTGCTCACCAAGGCGCTCAACGGCGCAGACCTGTAGGGCGCCGGCCCCGGCCCTCCCTGTTGATCCTCCCGAAAGGCCCATCATGACCCATCCTGCACTCGACGAAACGACCGCACCGCCCAGCATCGGCGTACGCGCGGTCATTGTCGACCGCGGCCCGGACTCCTCCATCAGCGCCCGGGTCGGTACGGCCAAACTGGGACCGCTACCGCCGTTCGCGCTGCTCGTCCGCCCCGCTTACATCGGGATCTGCGGCACCGACCTGGAAATTCTGCACGGGCGGATGCCGGAGACCTTCCTGATTAACTATCCGCACATCATGGGCCACGAGTGGTCCGGCGTGGTGGAACAGGTCGGCGAATCCGTGACGGGGTTCAACGTCGGCGACAGGGTCCTGGGCCACGGCCATCTCGGCGGCAACGACTGGTTCGGCGTCACCCACGACGGTGC contains these protein-coding regions:
- a CDS encoding SDR family NAD(P)-dependent oxidoreductase, whose protein sequence is MSTWTIDLPDCVVVTGTASGLGLECAKSLLAAGSRVIGVDLAAPEADLAGHPLYLHLAGSVTDQALWDRVAESASVYGGESLGYIGSAAVLSVDLLENESMDSWRRTWEINVLGNVLGLKTLLPQLKAARHASVVVVSSIDADFGEQQLASYASSKAALSGAVRAIALDYARHTININLLAPGPMRAGLFNRHLASAEDPQKFLATREARQPKGRITGADEVANAALFLLSSRASAVFGTTLVADGGLTAGFDFRTGEEGSTAAPVPAALPAP
- a CDS encoding SDR family NAD(P)-dependent oxidoreductase; the protein is MELSLSGKKALITGAGSGIGRATALELVAEGCTVAALDIDEGLLKQLSADAAGGPGTVLTLAADFSRADDTTAKVQAALDELGGLDLLINNVGAGSVREFADLTDEDWQKTLDLNFMSYVRSIRAALPALRQSSAPVIINNASDLARQPEAMPVDYSASKAAVLALTKSLARAEGPRIRVNAVAPGPIWTPFWTKPGGFAETMAAAYNMEPEAAVAHEMKQRQLPLERLGQPEEVAKVIVFLCSPAAGFVTGSVWGVDGGSIRSII
- a CDS encoding iron-containing alcohol dehydrogenase; the encoded protein is MADQDIARILELEDERFDAVLAKDFDAFARLCHPRLSYTHSNGLRDTLESYVEQCRAGVYDYQRIDHPVEEVILVGDTALVVGRMEADLQVNGRSTRLDNGSLAVWTREGGTWKFLAYQPSPRPSGIQSSRQPTDKENEESMVKKVNEFRYEALPMRVTFGAGTLASLPEEVRSLGLKRVLVLATPFQKDLAEQVSEQLGELSAGVHAEAEMHVPIESAHKARERAESAQADGYVAVGGGSSTGLGKAIALEFGMPIIAVPTTYAGSEMTPVWGLTANGEKKTGRDPKVLPTSVIYDPELTLTLPVGMSVTSGFNAIAHAVEGLYAPDGSPIISLMAEEGVRALVRALPSIVENPADKDARSDALYGAWLCGATLGATTMSLHHKLCHTLGGTFNLPHAETHTVVLPYALAYNQDHAPQAMPALRRATGAENPAAYLRELSLKLGAPGSLRQLGLEEADIEKAVAIATKNPYSNPREVTEKGIRDLLTKALNGADL